From Priestia aryabhattai, one genomic window encodes:
- a CDS encoding gamma carbonic anhydrase, with translation MIYPYKEKMPTIAPSCFIADYVTITGDVTIGEESSIWFNTVIRGDVSPTIIGKRVNIQDQSTLHQSPNAPLLIEDDVTVGHQVILHSSIVRKRALIGMGSIILDGAEIGEGAFIGAGSLVPPGKKIPPNTLALGRPAKVIRALTEEDLKDMQRIRKEYVEKGQYYKSIKKSDSSL, from the coding sequence ATGATTTATCCGTATAAAGAAAAAATGCCTACCATTGCACCCAGCTGCTTTATCGCAGATTATGTCACGATTACTGGAGATGTCACCATTGGTGAAGAAAGCAGCATTTGGTTTAACACTGTTATTAGAGGAGATGTTTCACCTACTATTATCGGGAAACGAGTAAATATACAAGATCAATCAACACTCCATCAAAGCCCAAATGCTCCTTTGCTTATTGAAGATGATGTGACAGTAGGACATCAAGTCATTTTACATAGCTCCATCGTCCGCAAACGCGCGCTCATTGGCATGGGCTCTATTATTTTAGACGGCGCGGAAATTGGTGAAGGTGCTTTTATCGGTGCTGGAAGTTTAGTGCCTCCTGGTAAAAAAATACCGCCTAATACTCTCGCACTCGGCCGACCTGCTAAAGTGATCCGCGCTCTGACTGAAGAGGATTTAAAAGATATGCAGCGCATTCGTAAAGAATATGTAGAAAAAGGGCAGTATTATAAGTCTATTAAGAAATCTGATTCTTCATTATAA
- a CDS encoding phosphatase PAP2 family protein, which translates to MKTKLIQYVYDAECRLFKSVNQHFDRKHLNRFLRLLTHAGGATFTIVIACLLLFLHPSSVAYACAFSLAVSHIPVAIAKKLYPRQRPYIQLKHTKVLENPLKDHSFPSGHTTAIFSLVTPLMIVYPAFAAVLLPLAVTVGISRIYLGLHYPTDVMVGLILGIFSGAVSLNIFLT; encoded by the coding sequence ATGAAAACCAAGTTAATTCAGTATGTATACGATGCCGAATGCCGATTATTCAAAAGTGTAAACCAACATTTTGATCGAAAGCACTTAAATAGATTTTTACGTTTACTAACTCACGCCGGCGGAGCCACGTTTACTATTGTGATAGCGTGCTTGCTGCTATTTCTGCACCCTTCATCCGTCGCTTACGCTTGTGCATTTTCTTTAGCCGTTAGTCATATTCCTGTCGCCATTGCTAAAAAACTATATCCGAGACAACGACCTTATATTCAATTAAAACATACAAAAGTATTAGAAAATCCATTAAAAGATCATTCATTTCCATCTGGGCATACAACAGCTATTTTTTCGTTGGTTACCCCTCTTATGATTGTTTATCCAGCCTTCGCTGCCGTTCTTTTGCCGCTTGCAGTAACGGTAGGAATTTCAAGAATTTATCTCGGTCTGCACTATCCGACGGATGTCATGGTAGGCCTGATACTGGGCATCTTTTCAGGTGCTGTTTCACTGAACATATTTTTAACATAA
- a CDS encoding glycosyltransferase family 4 protein, which yields MRIALFTDTFAPEVNGAAKTLYQFTQYVNSKQIPIQVFAPEFAHDRSFSTYVHRSPSMPFFLYPNSRFSLPNVLKIKKQLQEFNPSLIHLATPFTMGLCGSYYGKRLGVPLVGSYHTNFDDYLSHYELEKMRVPLQKYMKWFYKPVQKIFAPSEVTKQQLEEQGFHNVAIWSRGVNHKLFHPHYDRFDIRIKYNIKKPYILTYVGRLAKEKNADFLLKIARSLPDHIRHQIHWVIVGDGPLKEQMQQQASEHMTFTGFLEGKQLAHIYSSSDLFVFPSETETFGNVVLESLASGTPVVAANAGGVKQMVQHGRNGYLCKPHSLEEFGSAITGLLDDLHQRLHFGHAARHYALTQSWDAIFQHLLSEYEDVVEKSAEDIQWA from the coding sequence ATGAGAATTGCTTTATTTACGGATACATTTGCTCCGGAAGTTAACGGTGCTGCTAAAACACTTTATCAATTTACTCAGTATGTCAATTCAAAGCAAATTCCCATCCAGGTATTTGCTCCTGAATTTGCTCATGACCGTTCATTTTCAACGTATGTTCACCGTTCGCCTAGCATGCCGTTTTTCCTTTATCCAAACAGCCGCTTTTCATTGCCAAACGTTCTAAAAATTAAAAAGCAGCTGCAGGAATTCAATCCTTCTCTTATTCATTTGGCCACTCCTTTTACAATGGGGCTTTGCGGCTCCTATTATGGAAAAAGATTAGGTGTTCCTCTTGTCGGCTCTTATCATACCAATTTTGATGATTATTTATCTCACTATGAACTTGAGAAGATGCGTGTACCACTGCAAAAATATATGAAATGGTTTTATAAACCTGTGCAAAAAATATTCGCTCCCTCTGAAGTGACCAAACAGCAGCTAGAAGAACAAGGGTTTCACAACGTAGCTATTTGGTCGCGAGGGGTAAATCACAAATTATTTCATCCCCACTATGACCGCTTTGATATTCGTATTAAATATAATATTAAAAAACCCTACATTTTAACGTATGTAGGAAGATTAGCTAAAGAAAAGAACGCTGATTTTTTACTGAAAATTGCACGATCTCTACCTGATCATATCCGCCATCAAATTCACTGGGTTATTGTGGGAGACGGCCCTTTAAAGGAACAAATGCAGCAGCAAGCATCTGAGCATATGACATTTACAGGCTTTCTTGAAGGTAAGCAACTTGCTCATATCTATTCATCATCTGATTTGTTTGTTTTTCCTTCAGAAACAGAAACCTTCGGAAATGTTGTACTGGAGTCTCTTGCTTCTGGAACTCCTGTGGTGGCAGCAAATGCAGGAGGAGTTAAACAGATGGTTCAGCACGGGCGAAATGGCTACCTTTGCAAACCTCACTCCTTAGAAGAATTCGGTTCGGCTATTACAGGTTTACTCGATGATTTGCACCAGCGGCTTCACTTTGGCCATGCAGCGAGACACTATGCTCTTACTCAATCATGGGATGCCATTTTTCAGCATTTGCTTTCAGAATATGAAGATGTCGTAGAAAAATCCGCTGAAGATATTCAATGGGCATAA
- the metK gene encoding methionine adenosyltransferase — protein sequence MSTQRRLFTSESVTEGHPDKICDQISDSILDAILAKDPNARVACETSVTTGLVLVSGEITTSTYVDIPKTVRETIKGIGYTRAKYGFDAETCAVLTSIDEQSADIAAGVDQALEAREGQMSDEEIEAIGAGDQGLMFGYACNETKELMPLPISLAHKLARRLTEVRKEEILPYLRPDGKTQVTVEYDENNKPVRIDTIVISTQHHPEVTLEQIQRNLKEYVINPVVPNELIDENTKYFINPTGRFVIGGPQGDAGLTGRKIIVDTYGGYARHGGGAFSGKDATKVDRSAAYAARYVAKNIVAADLADKCEVQLAYAIGVAQPVSISIDTFGTGKVSEEVLVDVVRKNFDLRPAGIIKMLDLRRPIYKQTAAYGHFGRTDVELPWEFTDKAETLKTQALAK from the coding sequence ATGTCAACACAACGTCGTCTGTTCACGTCAGAATCTGTTACAGAGGGACATCCCGATAAAATTTGTGACCAAATTTCTGACTCAATTCTTGATGCTATCCTAGCAAAGGATCCAAATGCTCGTGTTGCTTGTGAAACAAGCGTAACAACTGGTTTAGTTTTAGTAAGTGGTGAAATTACAACTTCTACTTACGTGGATATTCCTAAAACAGTTCGTGAAACAATTAAAGGAATTGGCTATACTCGTGCAAAATACGGATTTGATGCTGAAACTTGTGCAGTATTAACATCTATCGACGAGCAGTCAGCTGATATCGCTGCTGGTGTAGACCAAGCGTTAGAAGCACGTGAAGGTCAAATGTCAGATGAAGAAATCGAAGCAATAGGAGCTGGAGACCAAGGGTTAATGTTTGGTTATGCATGTAACGAAACAAAAGAATTAATGCCTCTTCCAATTTCATTAGCTCATAAACTTGCTCGCCGTCTAACAGAAGTACGTAAAGAAGAAATTCTTCCTTACCTTCGCCCGGATGGTAAAACACAAGTAACAGTTGAATATGATGAAAACAACAAACCTGTTCGCATCGATACAATTGTTATTTCAACTCAGCATCACCCAGAAGTAACGTTAGAGCAAATTCAACGTAACTTAAAAGAATATGTTATTAATCCAGTTGTGCCAAACGAGTTAATTGATGAAAATACAAAGTATTTCATTAACCCAACAGGACGTTTCGTAATCGGCGGCCCTCAAGGAGATGCTGGTTTAACTGGTCGTAAAATTATCGTTGATACTTATGGCGGATATGCTCGTCACGGCGGCGGTGCATTCTCTGGTAAGGACGCAACAAAAGTAGACCGTTCAGCAGCTTATGCAGCTCGTTATGTTGCGAAAAACATTGTAGCAGCTGATCTTGCTGATAAGTGTGAAGTACAACTAGCATATGCAATTGGTGTTGCACAACCAGTATCTATTTCAATTGATACATTCGGTACAGGAAAAGTTTCTGAAGAAGTACTAGTAGATGTAGTACGCAAAAACTTTGACCTACGTCCAGCAGGCATCATTAAAATGCTTGATTTACGTCGCCCGATTTATAAGCAAACAGCAGCTTACGGTCACTTTGGTCGTACAGATGTGGAGCTTCCTTGGGAGTTCACAGACAAAGCTGAAACATTAAAAACTCAAGCTTTAGCTAAATAA
- the pckA gene encoding phosphoenolpyruvate carboxykinase (ATP): MSTVDMSIELNGLLQLKTTKHQLSVPQLVEKILARREGTLTSTGAVSVETGKYTGRSPLDKFIVSDAVSSKTVEWGPVNQPISAQRFDALYKKVLTHLKKQDELFVFNGYAGADKKYQLPIQVVNEFAWHNLFAQQLFIRPSAEQKTNDDVKPFTIVAAPTFKADPETDGTNSETFIILSLERRIVLIGGTEYAGEMKKSIFSVMNFLLPQNNILSMHCSANVGEEGDVALFFGLSGTGKTTLSADANRRLIGDDEHGWSSSGVFNIEGGCYAKCIQLSEEKEPQIFNAIRFGAVLENVVLNQNTKVADYNDNSLTENTRAAYSIDSIDNTVLPSVAGHPTAIVFLTADAFGVLPPISKLTKEQAMYHFLSGYTSKLAGTERGVTSPQATFSTCFGEPFLPLAPTTYAEMLGKKIDEHNVNVYLVNTGWTGGEYGVGERMKLSYTRAMVQAALEGELANTETVTDAIFGLSIPTHVPGVPDEVLQPSKAWNDATAYNQKATELAAKFKANFKRFNDVASDISTLGGPRV, translated from the coding sequence ATGAGTACTGTTGATATGTCTATCGAATTAAATGGTTTGCTTCAATTAAAAACAACAAAACACCAATTATCTGTTCCACAACTTGTTGAAAAAATTCTAGCTCGACGCGAAGGAACGCTGACTTCTACAGGTGCTGTGTCAGTCGAAACCGGAAAATATACAGGTCGCTCTCCTTTGGATAAATTTATTGTAAGCGATGCTGTGTCTTCAAAAACGGTTGAATGGGGACCTGTCAATCAGCCAATTTCTGCTCAGCGATTCGATGCGCTATACAAAAAAGTCTTAACCCACTTAAAGAAGCAGGATGAACTTTTTGTTTTTAATGGATATGCTGGAGCTGATAAAAAGTATCAGTTACCAATTCAAGTAGTTAATGAATTTGCATGGCACAACCTATTCGCTCAGCAGTTATTCATTCGCCCTTCAGCTGAACAAAAAACAAATGATGATGTGAAGCCGTTTACAATTGTAGCAGCTCCAACATTCAAAGCTGATCCTGAAACAGACGGGACGAATTCTGAAACCTTCATTATTCTTTCATTAGAGCGGCGCATTGTGCTAATTGGAGGAACTGAGTACGCTGGTGAAATGAAAAAATCTATTTTCTCAGTGATGAACTTCTTGCTTCCTCAAAACAATATTCTATCCATGCACTGTTCTGCTAACGTAGGAGAAGAAGGTGACGTTGCATTATTCTTTGGTTTATCTGGAACGGGTAAAACAACGCTTTCTGCTGATGCAAATCGTCGTTTAATCGGAGATGACGAGCACGGTTGGTCAAGCTCTGGTGTATTTAATATTGAAGGAGGCTGCTACGCGAAATGCATTCAGCTTTCTGAAGAAAAAGAACCGCAAATTTTTAATGCAATTCGCTTCGGCGCCGTACTGGAAAATGTAGTGTTAAATCAAAATACGAAAGTAGCAGATTACAATGATAATAGTTTAACAGAGAATACTCGTGCCGCTTATTCAATTGACTCTATTGATAATACGGTATTGCCAAGCGTCGCTGGGCACCCTACAGCTATTGTCTTTTTAACTGCTGATGCCTTCGGCGTCTTGCCTCCAATCAGCAAGCTTACAAAAGAACAAGCGATGTACCATTTTCTGAGCGGATATACTAGTAAGTTAGCTGGAACAGAACGCGGCGTAACATCGCCGCAGGCTACTTTCTCTACATGCTTTGGTGAGCCTTTCTTACCTCTTGCTCCAACAACTTATGCAGAAATGCTAGGAAAGAAAATCGATGAACATAATGTAAATGTCTACCTTGTAAACACTGGATGGACCGGCGGTGAATACGGTGTGGGTGAACGAATGAAGTTAAGTTACACTCGAGCTATGGTTCAAGCAGCTCTTGAAGGAGAACTAGCTAATACCGAAACAGTAACAGATGCTATTTTTGGTTTATCGATTCCAACTCATGTTCCGGGAGTTCCTGATGAAGTGCTTCAGCCTTCTAAAGCATGGAACGATGCAACAGCTTATAACCAAAAAGCAACTGAGCTTGCCGCTAAATTCAAAGCTAATTTCAAGCGTTTTAATGATGTAGCATCTGACATTTCAACATTAGGCGGACCTAGAGTCTAA
- a CDS encoding DUF2584 domain-containing protein: protein MGMPLELNTMIVTKGNEKRVTDNIFQIEKKGYRLYPLDIPLNIHKTKNGECIGTAVVRKVEMEQEKTIVTYELTKLYSTN, encoded by the coding sequence ATGGGGATGCCACTAGAATTAAATACAATGATTGTGACAAAAGGCAACGAAAAACGTGTAACGGATAACATTTTTCAAATTGAGAAAAAAGGATATCGTTTGTATCCGTTAGATATTCCATTAAACATTCACAAAACGAAAAATGGAGAATGTATTGGAACTGCTGTTGTGCGTAAGGTAGAAATGGAGCAGGAAAAAACCATTGTCACATATGAACTGACAAAATTATATTCGACTAACTAA
- a CDS encoding alpha/beta hydrolase family protein produces the protein MKDGTILHKQRFPSPNPRVALWVITYACQGLKIKGMLAEPKEKGMYDGFLYLRGGIKNVGTVRPARLIQFASQGFIVMAPFYRGNQGGEGNEDFAGDDRYDAFAAYDLLKQLPNVNHDRIHIFGFSRGGVMALLTAIEKNDSRSLVLWGGVTDMVLTYEEREDLRRMMKRVIGGTPAKYPERYEWRTPLHRAHLVEPPVLLIHGLEDKNVSIDHSYQLESKLKESNKKVTSWYFENFPHAFPPKENRETVKKLTKWMKAQ, from the coding sequence ATGAAAGATGGAACAATTCTTCATAAACAGCGTTTCCCATCACCAAACCCTCGCGTGGCGCTGTGGGTGATTACATATGCATGTCAAGGGCTTAAGATTAAAGGAATGCTCGCAGAGCCAAAAGAAAAAGGGATGTATGACGGCTTTTTATACTTAAGAGGAGGTATTAAGAACGTAGGAACCGTTCGTCCTGCTCGACTCATTCAATTTGCTTCTCAAGGTTTTATTGTGATGGCTCCGTTCTATAGGGGAAATCAAGGAGGAGAAGGAAACGAAGATTTTGCAGGAGATGATCGTTACGATGCTTTTGCAGCTTACGATTTACTGAAGCAGCTGCCCAACGTTAACCATGACCGCATTCATATCTTTGGGTTTTCAAGAGGGGGAGTGATGGCTTTACTCACAGCAATTGAAAAAAACGACAGCCGTTCTCTTGTGTTGTGGGGAGGCGTCACGGATATGGTGCTGACATATGAAGAAAGGGAAGATTTAAGAAGAATGATGAAGCGGGTGATTGGAGGAACTCCTGCTAAATATCCTGAAAGATACGAATGGAGGACACCTTTGCATCGTGCTCATCTCGTCGAGCCGCCGGTCTTGCTCATTCATGGTTTAGAAGATAAAAACGTGTCGATTGATCATTCCTATCAGCTCGAATCCAAACTAAAAGAGTCCAATAAAAAAGTTACCAGCTGGTACTTTGAAAACTTTCCACATGCTTTTCCACCAAAAGAAAATCGAGAAACGGTGAAGAAGTTAACAAAGTGGATGAAAGCGCAATAA
- a CDS encoding ABC transporter substrate-binding protein, producing the protein MKPIKWLFSLLAIMILLIPLISCSKTTSVQTVRVGEVTRSIFYAPQYIAISKGFFEEEGLKVDLKTTWGGDKTMTSLLSDGIDVALVGSETSIYVYAQGSSDPVINFAQLTQTDGTFLVARKKVDQFSWDQLKGKTFLGQRKGGMPQMVGEYVLKQHNIDPKKDVKLVQNIDFANVANAFASGTGDYVQLFEPTASILEQQGKGHIVASFGKESGTVPYTTFMAKESYLKDNPEAAAKFTRAIYKAQKWVDTHSTEEIAEVVAPYFEDTPKETLKTVIDRYKSQKSFATNPLLDQKEWDHLQTIMDESGELPRHIDHNKLVNTKFAKDAMSE; encoded by the coding sequence ATGAAACCAATTAAATGGCTCTTTTCTTTGCTTGCTATTATGATTTTACTCATTCCACTAATTAGCTGCAGCAAAACAACATCTGTACAAACGGTTCGTGTTGGTGAAGTAACTCGCTCTATCTTTTATGCTCCCCAGTACATTGCTATTTCAAAAGGCTTTTTTGAAGAAGAAGGACTAAAGGTAGATTTAAAAACAACGTGGGGCGGAGATAAGACGATGACGTCACTTTTATCTGACGGCATCGACGTCGCCTTAGTCGGCTCCGAAACTTCAATCTACGTATATGCACAGGGGTCTAGTGATCCCGTCATCAACTTTGCACAGCTAACCCAAACCGACGGAACATTTCTAGTAGCGCGTAAAAAGGTTGATCAATTCTCATGGGATCAACTTAAAGGCAAAACGTTTCTTGGTCAGCGCAAAGGCGGCATGCCGCAAATGGTGGGGGAATATGTGCTGAAACAGCATAATATTGATCCTAAAAAAGATGTAAAACTCGTTCAAAACATTGATTTTGCTAACGTTGCGAATGCTTTTGCTTCTGGTACTGGAGATTACGTTCAATTATTTGAGCCAACGGCTAGTATTTTAGAGCAACAAGGAAAAGGACATATCGTTGCTTCCTTCGGAAAAGAATCAGGAACAGTTCCTTATACAACATTTATGGCCAAAGAAAGCTATTTAAAAGATAACCCTGAAGCAGCAGCTAAATTTACTCGAGCTATTTATAAAGCACAAAAATGGGTGGACACACATAGCACAGAAGAAATTGCTGAAGTGGTTGCACCGTATTTTGAAGATACACCTAAAGAAACGCTAAAAACTGTTATTGACCGCTATAAATCCCAAAAATCCTTTGCAACAAACCCTTTATTAGATCAAAAAGAGTGGGATCATTTACAAACAATCATGGATGAATCTGGAGAACTTCCAAGACACATTGATCACAACAAGTTAGTCAACACAAAATTCGCCAAAGATGCAATGAGTGAGTAA
- a CDS encoding ABC transporter ATP-binding protein: MTKLHIQDVQHMYLTTKSATTALEHINLSIEEGEFVSFLGPSGCGKTTLLSIIAGLIEPTSGFVTIDGENIGTSVPNIGYMLQQDYLFPWKTIKENILLGLEIRGEITDETESKALLLLKEIGLQGVDSLYPHQLSGGMRQRVALVRTLAIDPAILLLDEPFSALDFQTKLKLEELVSKTLMTYKKTAVLVTHDIGEAIAMSSRIFLFSAKPGKIAKTFTVPSILRTLSPFEARQHPVYNDLFMDIWKELDQLETH, encoded by the coding sequence ATGACAAAACTTCACATTCAAGATGTTCAGCATATGTATCTTACGACAAAGTCTGCTACCACTGCACTTGAACATATTAATTTGTCTATTGAAGAAGGAGAATTTGTTTCCTTTCTCGGCCCCAGCGGATGTGGAAAAACGACGCTTCTATCGATTATTGCAGGATTGATTGAACCAACGTCCGGCTTCGTCACAATAGACGGTGAAAATATCGGAACATCAGTCCCAAACATCGGTTATATGCTTCAACAAGATTATTTGTTTCCGTGGAAAACCATTAAAGAAAATATTTTACTTGGGCTTGAAATTCGCGGAGAGATAACAGATGAAACAGAGAGCAAAGCACTGTTACTCCTAAAAGAAATTGGTTTACAGGGCGTAGATAGCCTATATCCGCACCAGTTATCCGGAGGCATGAGACAACGCGTCGCTTTAGTCCGAACACTTGCCATTGATCCCGCTATTTTACTCTTAGATGAACCTTTTTCAGCACTTGATTTTCAAACAAAACTCAAGCTTGAAGAACTTGTCTCCAAAACGCTGATGACCTATAAAAAAACGGCCGTTTTGGTCACGCACGATATCGGCGAAGCTATTGCCATGAGCAGCCGAATCTTTTTATTCTCAGCCAAGCCGGGAAAAATCGCAAAAACATTTACGGTTCCTTCTATTTTACGAACCCTCTCTCCGTTTGAAGCACGACAGCACCCTGTCTATAACGACTTATTTATGGACATATGGAAGGAGCTTGATCAACTTGAAACCCACTAG
- a CDS encoding ABC transporter permease — MKPTSSLDTLHESYLRKVRVEKRLVLSVQLIIFLAFFSLWELASRLKWIDPLIFSSPTKVWHLFLIKLADGSLAEHIGFTLFETVLGFILGTVLGILLATALWYSTRLAHILDPYLVILNAMPKVALGPILIVAIGPGFFSILTMGAIISVIITSIVVYTAFKEVDTNYIKLLKSFGATKTRCFKEAILPASMPAIISTFKVNVGLSWVGVIVGEFLVSSKGLGYMIIYGFQVFNFTLVLLSLLLIAIFATIMYQGVAYLEKKLIRRS, encoded by the coding sequence TTGAAACCCACTAGCTCCCTAGATACTCTTCATGAAAGCTACCTTCGCAAGGTTCGAGTCGAAAAACGATTAGTACTGAGCGTGCAGCTGATAATTTTCTTAGCCTTTTTTAGCTTATGGGAACTGGCTTCTCGTTTAAAGTGGATTGACCCCTTAATCTTCAGTTCCCCTACTAAAGTATGGCATTTATTTTTAATTAAACTTGCCGACGGCTCGCTAGCAGAACATATTGGTTTTACGTTATTTGAAACGGTTCTTGGCTTCATTTTAGGCACAGTGCTAGGTATTTTACTTGCAACGGCTCTTTGGTATTCAACTAGGCTTGCACATATATTAGACCCTTACCTCGTTATTTTAAACGCCATGCCAAAAGTAGCGCTGGGCCCTATTTTAATTGTAGCTATCGGTCCAGGATTTTTCTCAATCTTAACGATGGGGGCGATTATATCAGTTATTATTACATCCATCGTCGTTTACACAGCATTTAAAGAAGTTGATACAAACTATATTAAATTACTAAAAAGCTTTGGAGCAACGAAAACCCGCTGTTTTAAAGAAGCAATTTTGCCAGCTTCCATGCCTGCTATTATTTCCACATTTAAAGTAAATGTCGGCTTATCTTGGGTAGGAGTCATCGTAGGAGAATTTTTAGTTTCTTCGAAAGGGCTTGGATATATGATTATTTATGGTTTCCAAGTCTTCAACTTTACTCTTGTTCTTCTCAGCTTATTATTAATTGCCATTTTCGCTACGATTATGTACCAAGGCGTTGCTTATTTAGAAAAAAAATTGATCAGACGCTCATAA
- the ytkD gene encoding RNA deprotection pyrophosphohydrolase, whose product MYTFKDAYHNQVFLSFEKNPFSKTPRHVWVVCRYENQWLLTNHSKRGLEFPGGKLEGNEVPEEAAVREVFEETGGEVSSLTYIGQYKVVSKGKTIIKNIYFATIGNVIKKEDYMETDGPVMIDELPSGIQQDDAYSFIMKDNVLQYVMKYVKRTFL is encoded by the coding sequence ATGTACACATTTAAGGATGCATATCATAATCAAGTATTTTTATCATTTGAAAAAAATCCATTCTCGAAAACTCCACGTCATGTTTGGGTCGTATGCAGGTATGAAAATCAATGGTTGCTAACGAATCACTCAAAACGAGGTTTAGAATTTCCCGGAGGAAAACTAGAAGGCAATGAAGTACCAGAAGAAGCAGCGGTTCGAGAAGTATTTGAAGAAACAGGCGGAGAAGTCTCTTCTTTAACTTATATTGGGCAATATAAAGTAGTAAGTAAAGGAAAGACCATTATTAAAAATATTTATTTTGCTACTATTGGAAATGTAATTAAAAAAGAAGACTACATGGAAACGGATGGTCCCGTAATGATTGATGAACTACCTTCGGGCATTCAACAAGATGATGCGTACAGCTTCATCATGAAAGATAATGTTTTGCAATATGTAATGAAATATGTAAAGCGAACATTTTTGTAA
- a CDS encoding hydrolase has product MTKKYYVSLSSGEINQSNTASDWNYAIEATDEEVEQLRTYLDQRASSDWSSFWRSHIPYLEYHHDSQNDMYDKTTVEIYAMLYQLGDDETKSHIKQMKILSLDRME; this is encoded by the coding sequence ATGACAAAAAAATATTATGTATCTCTGAGTTCAGGGGAAATCAATCAGTCAAATACTGCTTCAGATTGGAATTATGCGATTGAAGCAACAGATGAAGAAGTGGAGCAGCTGAGAACGTATTTAGATCAGCGTGCTTCAAGCGATTGGTCAAGCTTTTGGCGATCACATATTCCGTATCTGGAATATCATCATGATTCTCAAAATGATATGTACGATAAAACGACAGTTGAAATATATGCCATGCTTTATCAGCTGGGAGACGATGAAACAAAATCACATATCAAACAAATGAAGATTTTATCTTTAGATAGAATGGAATAA
- a CDS encoding phage holin family protein, which produces MTAERVKKVDMQKLSVLIISSLGSLAFFLFGEWDYLLMALVALVAMDYLTGTIAAFINKRLSSKVGFKGIAKKIYIFAMIAIANFIDSVFWENGHIIRDGAILFYILNEMISITENARIVGIPIPEPLKKAIEFLKDRFKS; this is translated from the coding sequence ATGACTGCTGAAAGGGTGAAAAAAGTGGATATGCAGAAGCTTTCTGTCTTGATAATCTCAAGTTTAGGTTCACTGGCTTTTTTTTTATTTGGAGAGTGGGACTATTTACTAATGGCTTTAGTAGCATTAGTGGCAATGGATTACTTGACAGGCACGATTGCAGCTTTTATAAATAAACGTTTATCTAGCAAAGTAGGTTTTAAAGGAATTGCCAAAAAGATTTATATTTTTGCCATGATTGCTATAGCAAACTTTATCGATTCTGTATTTTGGGAAAACGGTCATATTATTCGAGATGGAGCTATTTTGTTCTATATTTTAAACGAAATGATTTCAATTACAGAAAACGCACGAATTGTAGGAATTCCAATTCCAGAACCGTTAAAAAAAGCAATAGAGTTTTTAAAAGACCGCTTCAAATCGTAG
- a CDS encoding Dps family protein, with amino-acid sequence MAANVNEIVNKQVANFSVMYIKLHNFHWYVKGEQFFTLHEKFEELYTETATIIDDLAERLLALEGKPVATMKESLELSSIKEADGSETAKDMVASLVSDFDTLTAELKEGMDAAGKAGDETTGDMLLAIHQSLEKHTWMLKSFLGK; translated from the coding sequence ATGGCAGCAAATGTAAATGAAATCGTTAATAAACAAGTAGCAAATTTTAGTGTAATGTACATAAAACTTCATAATTTTCACTGGTACGTAAAAGGTGAACAATTCTTCACTCTTCATGAAAAGTTTGAAGAGCTGTATACGGAAACAGCTACAATTATTGATGACCTTGCAGAACGTCTTTTAGCATTAGAAGGAAAACCTGTGGCAACAATGAAAGAATCGTTAGAACTTTCTTCTATTAAAGAAGCTGATGGAAGTGAAACGGCTAAAGATATGGTTGCTTCTTTAGTAAGCGATTTTGATACGCTAACTGCTGAATTAAAAGAAGGAATGGACGCAGCCGGTAAAGCGGGCGATGAAACAACAGGGGACATGCTGTTAGCCATTCATCAAAGCTTAGAAAAGCATACGTGGATGTTAAAATCATTCCTAGGTAAGTAA